A window of Eucalyptus grandis isolate ANBG69807.140 chromosome 4, ASM1654582v1, whole genome shotgun sequence genomic DNA:
aaaatataaaaaagaaataatgcaATCCAACTACAAACCAAAACAAATCATATGcaactttaaaataaaataagctcCAAATAACAAGATGAATCATCAAAATAATATTAGGAGTCACACGTTCAAAGAGTAGATGTGTGACTTCTTCAAATAAAAGACAGATGCTGACCACCAAATTTGTCTTTAATAATGAGCATACACGGAGATCTTCATTGATTGGTATGGCTTTGCCTTCTGGGGATGTGCACTTGGGTTTGGCATCCCCAACACCATCGTCGTTCAGAGTAATAAGATTGCACGAGTATAGATTTGACATGTGTTCAACAACATGAAACAATGAAAGTTAATGTTCAACAAGAGAGATAAAACAATGAAACTTAATGTtcaacaagagagagaaagagagagatttattCAGGTGTTGGATGTTTGTGataaaaacatttatttaattgtgcaatttttttcaaataattattcaattaaaatcCCGGTTCAAAGAAACAATATCTCTTTTGAAATCGTCTTATCTACAATTAACTTATTTCTTCACGTGTCACTATCATGTAAGTGTATTTGGTGCGAAAAATAACTATGGAAGCCAAATGGTATTTTTTCCCATAATCGACAACGAGAGCTGGTATATTTGCCAATCTTTACTTTCAAATAAGGCGAGGAGCTTTCACTGTGTACTCTCGCAAGCAGGAAGAATTCTAGGAAAATTacgaaaaaaatcataaacttatcatatttttgtcaattaagttataaacatttttattgtatcaattgagtcttaaacctttttacaatTTGCCAATCAAGTCCATCTAACTAATTTTGACTGTAAATCGCTAATATGAATGTTGACAGTCCTATCTAGCAAAACCGATGCTGACatagatatttttaataatattttttttgggttttttccaatttttctctacctttttcttgttctatgcAATGGCTGACCCTTGTCGACTCTAGGCGAGGGCATCGCGGACCTCGCTCAATGCCCTCGCAATGGCCATTGAGGGCTTGGCCCTCACCGGCTAAGCTACATAGGACGCTCGAGGTCCACATAAGCAATTTCCCTGATGGACTCAattactaaaatttgaaaaggtaTAAGACTTAATCATTGAAAGGTTTGGGATTGAAATGGTAAAAGTACAACAAGTCTAgcaattttttagtaattttttgaaCAACTCCTCTTTCAACAAGGACAATCGTCAAGTCGTACAGTTATTTTAATTAGATAGTGCAATCTACAATTCATATtgacaatttaattttatttaattatttgaaattttgggtCCCATCTATCCCTAAGTTCAATCGAagcattttataattatttcacatGTGAAATATTTGCACATGGACCTAACTTTCGTAGAACCTTCTTCAACCCCAAGAGGGACAGCCTGAACCATCTGCATAAGGCCCTTaccttctccctcttctttcttctcaatCTATAGACTCTTCTGTTCTCACCGGATTTCACCGTCCCTCACCGATCAAACCCGACCGGAACATGGTCTCCGAGAGCAGCACCGCCGCCGCTCAGGCATGTCCCATCAAGACGGTGGTCGTTCTGGTCCAGGAGAACCGCTCCTTCGACCACATGCTCGGCTGGATGAAGTCCCTCAACCCCGACATCGACGGCGTCGACGGCACTCAGTCCAACCCTTTGTCCGTCGCCGACTCCAACTCGCTCCGCGTCACCTTCGGCAACTCGGCCGTGTACGTCGACCCCGACCCGGACCACTCCTTCCAGGCCATCTACGAGCAGGTCTTCGGCGAGCCGTGGGACGACGCCACCTCGCCGTCCAAGAACCTGCTCCCGGCCATGGAAGGGTTCGCGCAGAACGCGGAGCGGAAGCAGCAGGGGCTGTCCGAGTTCGTCATGAACGGGTTCAGGCCGGAGGCCGTGCCGGTCTACAAGGAGCTGGCCTCCGAGTTCGCCGTGTGCGACCGGTGGTTCGCGTCGATCCCGGCGTCGACGCAGCCCAACAGGCTGTACGTGCACGCGGCGACCTCGTGCGGCGCGATGGGGAACGACACGCAGAAGCTGGTCGAAGGGTACCCGCAGAGGACCGTCTTCGAGTCCATGCACGAGGCCGGCCACAGCTTCGGGATCTACTACGCATACCCTCCATCTACCCTTTTTTACAGGTACGATGAAACCGGGAAaacaagggggaaaaaaaaggcaaaacaaaaccattttcgATAGAATAAAATGCAATAATATTATAAAGTAAAGTTTggcattttcactttttcttttgacctATTGTTAATCTAAAGTGGGTCGGTCCTACGAAAATCAATATGAATTTCCCTTAAATTCCTCTGAAAAGTTAGACTAATTGCATTGTTGCTTTATTGGTTTTGGTTGGAAACTTTTACTAAATATTCGATTCGTGTTCATGGGCGCAATCTCGGGAAGGGGAATGATTCCAAGCAGAacatgctctttttttttttttttttaatatttgggtTTGGTTTATACAAAATAGAATCGGATCTGACCTAACTTTAAGTGCCCTACACCGGATATTTCTCTAACAGATAATATTATGTACTATGTTGGCTCGTTGAGGTTGTTATTTGCTTAGATTTTACACCTAATATCTCTCGATCAAATCCATTCAAGTTGACGCGATTTCATTGACCAGCTTTTCTTGGTTTCACACGTCGTTTTTGCATCTAGAACGTGCTGTGACGTTTCAGGTTAGAAAAACTAAggcgtttttttttcttgggggtTGGGTGCTTGGGGGATTGAGCATGGAAACTTTGGATTTTGCTGTGTCGTTGCTTTAGGGTGTTGTCAATGTCGGATCCAAAGTTGATCTTGTCCTCGTGGGTCACATGCTTCAGCTGAAGGGAGTCATATATTAATTAGATGGGTCTTTTGAAGGGGCAAAAATGGAATTGCATAGTTAATTGTCACGTGTGTAGGGACGACCAAAAGAGAGCGCCAATTTCCCCTATACTATTAGGGCCCGTTCGAACCCGTCATTGCCATGCTGCGTGGGGGCTCGGGGAGGATGAGATTGGCGTTGCCACAGTATGTTGTGGTGGCCAAGCTGAGCTGCAGAAACTCAGCGTGATATGTTGTAGAGGCTCCCGGGGTCGCGAGCTCTGATCAAGCTGCCATAGATGGAGATGGAGGTGCAGGGAGAAGGTCGGCGAGCGGCGGCAAGGGAGTTCGGGCTGCGTGGTCGCTGCCCGGGTGGCATTGAGTCATTGGATGGATGTGGCTCAACCAACATgcaagaggggagagagagagagagagagaggagtttgAATGTAGATCCACCCAAAATCATGAAGGTCTTTTAGGTAGGGAGAGATGCAAAGTACAGGTTTCTGAAATGCAAGGAGGGTAGTCAGCAAGAGCTGCGCAATTGAAAATGGCATTCCAGCTATTTTcagcttaaaagaaaaaagaagaaagaggggtGACATATCATATATCTCCAGGCAGGTGCATTGCCCCGCAAtcctaggaaaaagaaaggatcaAGTAACATGATCTCCAGACCATTATCTTTGGATTAATCAATGAGAGTTCATCTCAACTTccacatttttttaaaattagaaattacctTTTCTTTGGCCATACACGGACATCACCTCCACTTCTTAGATCCAGTTAGATTTGGGGCCATGTTCCTTCTGACAGAGTGGCGGCGACGtgctttgcttttttaattttggtaaGCAAGGATTAGGTGCAAGTCTGATCATGATGCTTTGACATGGCATAATTAGCCACGGATCATACCCCCCCTATCCTTTGGCATTTTGCTTTTCATCACTGCTTATGTCTCTTTAATTTGAGTGGAGTTGGTCGTTAAAACCCTATCAAGTATGCTGGTGGTCCTCACTAACTATGTCCTTTTTCCCTTGACATATAATAGAGTCCTTTGACACTAATTATTGATTTATTAAGGTTAAAACGTTGGCTTAATGACACGTTTCGAGTCATTTTATAATGCAAGCCGAGAGGTTTGAATATATCTAGCtattcaaaaatataatatgagcatggaatgattaaaaaaaaggtttttttctttttcctttgttcaaACATAAGAATTAGTGGAGTTTGATTATcttaattgaaattcaaaaccgTCATTATAGTGGACCCACCATGCATTCATGCATAAATTCTATTTCTCATATAACTAAATTTAGAGTTGAATACTTAATGCTAAGTTCCCAAGTTgcaaaaaatatgtaataatcATGGAGCCAATATTGCTAATCTTCTTTCTGATTAAGATGTTTAGTAGCTTATATTTGGACCTCCAAGGCGAATTCAAAACTGGTTTTCTCCTTCTCCAGGAACCTTAGAAAACCAAAGTACTtgaaacatttccatcagttcGACCTGCATTTCAAGAGACATGCGAAGGAGGGGAAGTTGCCGAACTACACCGTGATCGAGCAAAGGTACTTCGAGCTGTCTCATATCCCCGGTAACGACGACCACCCGTCTCACGACATCTCCGAGGGGCAGAAGTTCGTGAAGGAGGTGTACGAGGCGTTGAGATCGAGCCCTCAGTGGAACGAGATCCTGTTCGTGATTGTCTACGACGAGCACGGCGGCTTCTACGACCATGTCCCGACGCCGGTGGAGGGCGTCCCGAGCCCGGATGGCATCGTCGGGCCTGCTCCTTACAGCTTCAATTTCGACCGTCTCGGGGTCCGAGTGCCGGCGATATTGGTCTCTCCTTGGATTGAACCCGGAACAGGTTTGCACATGAACTTCATGTGCATAGTCAATTTTACTTGGTTACATTCCTTGACAATGTTGCATTCTCTGTCTTGCAGTGTTGCATGAGCCTTCAGGGCCGTATCCCACGTCCCAGTTCGAGCATTCCTCAATCCCAGCGACGGTCAAGAAGATCTTCAATCTACCGA
This region includes:
- the LOC104444546 gene encoding non-specific phospholipase C3, coding for MVSESSTAAAQACPIKTVVVLVQENRSFDHMLGWMKSLNPDIDGVDGTQSNPLSVADSNSLRVTFGNSAVYVDPDPDHSFQAIYEQVFGEPWDDATSPSKNLLPAMEGFAQNAERKQQGLSEFVMNGFRPEAVPVYKELASEFAVCDRWFASIPASTQPNRLYVHAATSCGAMGNDTQKLVEGYPQRTVFESMHEAGHSFGIYYAYPPSTLFYRNLRKPKYLKHFHQFDLHFKRHAKEGKLPNYTVIEQRYFELSHIPGNDDHPSHDISEGQKFVKEVYEALRSSPQWNEILFVIVYDEHGGFYDHVPTPVEGVPSPDGIVGPAPYSFNFDRLGVRVPAILVSPWIEPGTVLHEPSGPYPTSQFEHSSIPATVKKIFNLPSFLTKRDEWAGTFDVVLNLNRTSPRTDCPVTLPDPAKLRESGPKEAAQLNDFQEQLVQLAATMNGDHKKDIYPHKLVENMTVVEAAKYVESAFEMFCRECEGASENGSNDAGVDSQAEESTRPASGSFFQRLFSCVICDH